The genomic region TCCGCGCTGCGATGACTGGCCATCAGGTGTTTACCACGTTGCACACTAATTCTGCGCTGGGCACGTTTCCGCGCCTGCTTGATATTGGCATCTCGCCCGACATCATGGCTGGTAACATCATTGGCGTAGTGGCACAGCGCCTGGTGCGTGTATTGTGCCAGCACTGCAAGGAAGCCTATTTCCCAAATGACGAAGAGCGTAAGCTGCTGGGCAAGAACATTCGACCGGATTTGCGAATTCACCGTGCACCTGGTTGCAAGCAGTGCGGTTATACCGGCTTTCGCGGGCGCATGGCCATCATGGAGCTGCTGAGGGTGGATAGCGAGATGGATGCGTTGGTGGCGCGTCGTGCGCATTTTGACGAAATGCGCGACCTGGCATTGCGGAAAGGATTCGTCACGCTTGCGGAAGACGGTATCCGGCGCATCATCGAAGGACATACCAGCCTTGCTGAAGTGATGCGGGTGATTGATCTCACTAGTCGGGTCAGTTAGAAAGCCAGCGGATGCCAACCTTCAACTATAAGGCAGTGGATCAAACGGGCAAGGCGGCGCATGGTCAGATCGATGCCTTGAACGAAATCGACCTGGAGCTGCGGCTGAAGCGCGTGGGTTTGGACTTGATCACGTTCCGGCCATCCAGCCTGAGGCCGTCGATCCTGAGCCGCAGCAAGGTCAGCCTGCAGGATCTCGTGATTTTCTGTTTCCAGCTCGAGCAACTTACCTCGGCCGGCGTGCCGTTGCTGGAGGGGCTGGTGGATCTGCGGGACAGTACCACCAACCCGCATTTCCAGAAGATTATCGGCTCCCTGGTTTCCTCAGTGGAGGGCGGCAAAATGCTGTCGCAGGCATTGGCGGAGTACCCGTATGTCTTCAATCGCGTATTCGTCAGCCTGATCAAAGCCGGGGAGCAAACCGGGCGTCTACCGGAAATTTTCCGCCATCTGGCTGATACGCTCAAGTGGCAGGACGAACTGATCTCGCAGACCCGCAAGCTATTGGCATATCCCACGTTTGTCCTGGTGGTGGTTGTAGCAGCCGTGATTTTTCTCATGGCCTACCTGGTGCCACAGATGGTGTCGTTCCTGGGCAATATTGGCCAGGCATTGCCGTTGCAGACCCGCATCCTGATCGCGGTATCGAATGCCGTGGTCGGATATTGGTGGTTGATACTGGGCCTGCCGTTATTGATAGCTACCATATTTGGCATTGCCATCCATCGCAACCCTGACGTGCGATACCGCTATGACTTCATCAAGTTGCATCTGCCGGTCACGGGAAATATTCTCAA from Methylobacillus flagellatus KT harbors:
- a CDS encoding type II secretion system F family protein; its protein translation is MPTFNYKAVDQTGKAAHGQIDALNEIDLELRLKRVGLDLITFRPSSLRPSILSRSKVSLQDLVIFCFQLEQLTSAGVPLLEGLVDLRDSTTNPHFQKIIGSLVSSVEGGKMLSQALAEYPYVFNRVFVSLIKAGEQTGRLPEIFRHLADTLKWQDELISQTRKLLAYPTFVLVVVVAAVIFLMAYLVPQMVSFLGNIGQALPLQTRILIAVSNAVVGYWWLILGLPLLIATIFGIAIHRNPDVRYRYDFIKLHLPVTGNILNKIILARFSRYFALMYQTGIPVLDGIRSCEEVVDNLVVAEALNRAWQQINAGESMSDSFRNVGLFPPLVVRMIRVGESTGALDKALLNVSYFYDRDVNESVEKLLKMIEPALTVILGAILALIMFSVLGPVYDSFSQLKL